A DNA window from Longimicrobium sp. contains the following coding sequences:
- a CDS encoding aminotransferase class III-fold pyridoxal phosphate-dependent enzyme: MPEPLSGTALPSIAVPPPGPASLRLSDELARYESPNVTYRAPDFPVFWDEARGANVRDVDGNVYVDLTSAFAVAGPGHGHPRIVRAIQDQAGRLLHGMGDVHPPAIKVDLLRALAEVAPGGLTRSVLASSGAEAVEAALKTAVMATGKPRVLAFHGSYHGLTYRALSVSSREDFRAPFSSQLGAPGVFVPDPYAYRSPFGGD; the protein is encoded by the coding sequence GTGCCCGAGCCGCTGTCCGGAACCGCACTCCCGTCCATCGCCGTCCCGCCGCCGGGGCCGGCCTCGCTGCGCCTGTCCGACGAGCTGGCGCGCTACGAATCGCCCAACGTCACCTATCGCGCGCCGGATTTCCCCGTGTTCTGGGACGAGGCCCGCGGCGCCAACGTGCGCGACGTGGACGGCAACGTGTACGTGGACCTCACGTCCGCGTTCGCGGTGGCGGGGCCGGGGCACGGCCATCCGCGCATCGTGCGGGCGATCCAGGACCAGGCCGGGCGGCTCCTGCACGGGATGGGCGACGTCCATCCGCCGGCCATCAAGGTAGACCTGCTCCGCGCGCTGGCCGAGGTGGCGCCGGGTGGGCTGACCCGCAGCGTGCTGGCCAGCTCCGGCGCCGAAGCGGTAGAGGCGGCGCTCAAGACGGCGGTGATGGCCACGGGCAAGCCGCGCGTGCTGGCGTTCCACGGCAGCTACCACGGCCTCACCTACCGCGCGCTCTCCGTCTCCAGCCGCGAGGACTTCCGCGCGCCCTTTTCATCGCAGCTGGGCGCGCCAGGCGTGTTCGTACCCGACCCCTACGCCTACCGCTCGCCCTTCGGCGGCGACG